In Physeter macrocephalus isolate SW-GA chromosome 9, ASM283717v5, whole genome shotgun sequence, the DNA window ACAGCCTGCTCTCTGTGTAGACAGCATGTGGGGTGAACACACAGACCTGCAGATTCAATCCCCCCAAAGTAAAGTTTATATCCTTTGGCACTTCATAGCTGGCAAGGGTTAATCATAATGTCAATTAACACaatgattaaattaataaaatacatctggatgggaaaaaaaaccctcagagaCCAGCTTTGATTCCATGAGCACAAGGTAAAGGACCCAAGACGGGGAGACAGCAGAAGGAGGGTTAAGGGGACTAATTAGCCAGTGattaaatgtcattttccttGAGTCAAGtgattctcattttattcaaGTGTGCTGGAAACGATggtgaagatttctttttttcattttggggaattctttttttttttttttttttttttttttttttttttttttgcccaacgAATAACTCAATCATCTGCTTTTAAAAGTAGTGTGCAATTTCTAAATTACAATCTTTAAAAATCAAGCTGACACTGTCAACTCCTGCTGGTTAGGATTTTCTGAATCACCTACAGAAAGACGGCTGCTCCGCCGAGAGCCTGTCTGGGAAACTGGCCTGTATATTCTGTGCCCCAAAGCATCTGTTTCCTCAAAGATGTAGCCGGGAGGCTCAGGGTATGAAGCCAGGCACCTGCTTATTTCCTTAGGAGTAAAGCTGATGGTATATGTGGTCTGGCCCTCCACAGGGATATTTCCTCGGGGGCCAGACCAGGGGGGCTTACAGCTTTTGGTAGTGATGGGAGGGCAGGGCAAATAGTGGGCTCGTGTGGTGGTCAGGCAGTCCAAGGGCTCTTTGGGAAGGCCCAGCTGGGGGATGGGCTTGACTGGCTTGGTCTGCATGCTGGCCCACTGCTTATAGTCCTCTTTGGTCGTGGTGGAGCTTTCAAAGCGGCCACCCTTCTTGACCGAGAGCACCGGTCGGTAGGACTGAGCTGGGGCACCCTTAGGGTACGTGTAGTGGGCCTGCACTGTCGTCAGAAGGTCCATCTTTCCTTCAGGAGCGACATAGGTGGCGGGAGCTTTGGAGAACATCTGGGGCATTGGCCAAGCTTGGTACTTATCTCGAAATTCAGTGGTGTTAGAGAACGGCGTGTCTAGCGCACTAGGCCTGGCTGGAGGTTTCAAGCTCTTGGCTGGCTCCCCCATCAGGCCCCGGTATGACTCGTTGTGAGTGGTAAGGTTTTCAAAGGGGATTTCACAGGGTCTGAACTTCTCCGGCTCATACACATAGCGTTTCTCCATGGGTTGGGCCACGTAGCTCATCTTGTAGTTTGTCAGGTCCTCCAGGGGGATGTTACAGAGCTTGAGTGCGGCCAGAGGCTTACAGCTCATGGTGTTCACCAGGCCCTTCATGGAGTAGTCATCCTGGTGTGTGGTTCGGCTATCAAACTTGGTTGACGCTGGCCGGTAGTTGTGTGGCAGACGAAGCAGTTCTCGTTTTGGTTGTTTCCAGGGTAAATAATCAgctgaaaataaagcagaagtggTAATCACTCGTAAATCCAGTCACTCAACCTGCATGTATTCCAAGAAGCCCCAAAGCCACAAGCCAATCTCCAGTGAGATGTTCCCTAAGAACAGAGTAGATCCCTGCTACCACCTCAACCAAGGGCTTGGTGTTCCAACTTTGTGGTATTTGAGGGCTACTGTGCAGAAGAGACAAATTTATAGGAGTCTCATCATACCCACAATGCTGCATGCAGGGATTTTAGAGGGTCCACAGCCATGGGAGGATCCAGGGAATCGATTCCAACAGAGAAGTCCAACCGCTGGTTTACCCTGATCCAAGAACAGTTCCACTCCTCTAAGGGGAAGGTGGCCTCTGTGAATCAGCAAAGAGTGACTGGCAAGGTGCATGCAGGGCAGTGAGACAGGGGATTCACAACCCACCACTGCTGGGCCACCAGCCAGACCTACCAGGCCTCCCTGGTCATCCGTGGAGTGACAGCCATTAAGTCCCTATAATCCACCCAAATCAAATATGGCACTCCAAGGGAATAAGGGCACTGTGTTGGCTAGCCAACTCTGAATCCACAGGGAATTCTCTTGCCTACAactttacaaagaaaacaaaagcagcttCCCAGGAGTCTTTGAGGTATATAGCCAACACCAGTGGAGTCCACAGCACACTttctttaaacagctttattgaggtacaatctgtgtaacataaaatgtaccatcctTCATACACAATTCAATAACTtctacagagttgtgcaactatctaTAATCAAAATCTAGTTATactgagtcaccttgctgtacagcagaaattaacacaacattgtaaatcaactatacttcaataaaaaaataaatttttttttttttttgcggtacacgggcctctcactgttgtggcctctcccgttgaggagcacaggctccggacgtgcaggctcggcggccatggctcacgggcccagccgctccgcggcatgtggaatcttcccggaccagggcacgaacccatgtcccctgcatcggcaggcggactctcaaccactgcgccaccagggaagccccaaaaaataaattttaaaaatctatttgtaaaacatttccatcaaccCAAAAAATATCAATCAAGCCCATCTGCAATCTTCATTCTCATCCCTGGGCAACCATTAATCAGTTCTTGGTCTCTATACATGTGCctttttctggacatttcctataaatagaaTTGCACAATAGGTAGTGTTTTGCATTGGCTTCATTCACTAAGCATATAATGGAGGTTTATCCCTGTCATAGCATATATcagttcactcctttttattgttgaatagtaCTAGAGTATATGGATataccaaattttgtttatccattcatcagttgatgggcatttgagttgttttcaccttttggctattatgaaaatttctgctatgaacattgataGACAAGTATTTGTGTGgctatatcttttcatttctcttacatAGATACCAAGAAGCAGAACTGATAGGTTATATGTTAAATCTATGCTTAACTTTTCAGGATAccgcaaactcttccaaagtgggCGTGCCAGTTTActttcctaccagcaatgtatgaaggttctCATTTCTCCACATGTTATTTTCAACACATGTTattatggtttgttttttaattatagacATTCTGTAGTGGGTGTTTAGTGGTATCTCATcgtattttaatttacatttccctgatgactaaaaTTGTTGAGTATCTCTatatgtgcttattagccattcatGTGTCTTTTCTGGTAAAATATCTACTCaaatcttttgccaattttttaaaacagttgtttGTCTTAGTTTTGAGTTATAACAGTTATTTgcatattctagatacaagtccaatagcagatatgtgatttgtaaatattttttcccggTCTATCacttatcatttcattttcttgctggtATCTCTTGAAGCACACAGAGGTTTTGAATTTTCATAAAGTTCAGTATTTTCCCTATGTCTTAGcctaaaagatttaaaattttaccttttacatttaggtttctaacactttttgagttaattttttagtaTGGCGTGAAGTAAGGTCTAAGCTCActtttctgcatgtggttatctAATATGTCAGCACCATTTGTCAAAAAGACAAATTTTCAGCTCTTTTGGTTTGATTTTCACATATAAAACTTAGGATCACTTTGCCAATTTCtgcaacaacaagaacaacaacaagcctgctggaattttgataggaatagcattaaatctataaataaatttgGGTGGAACTGTATCTTAACTGTATTGAATCTTCCAGTCTACGAACATGGACTCTCGCTACCTGTTTCCATATTATTTCTCTCAGCACTATTTCgtacttttcagtgtacaagtcttacattttttttaaatttattacaaatattttattcatttgaggcTATTATGAAAACTgtcttcttaattttgttttcagattttcaatgctaatatatattttttcaatgtcaatttttatatattgctctTCAACACTGACACACTGATGAATtcattctagtagtttttttgtggattctttaggattATCTTATCTGAGAATAaagacagatttacttcttcctttctaatctagatgcatttatttatttgtttttcttgcattactgcactggctagaacctccactacaatgttgaataaaagaggtGAGAACTGCTATCCTAGCCATGTTCCCAATCTTAGGgggaaagtattcagtctttccatattaagtatgatgttagctataggggTTTTTGTGGAAGCACTTTACCAGactgaggaagtttccttctattcctagtttcttGAGAGCTTTTATGGGTATCAGatcttgtcaaatgctttatCTGTGGCTTTCAATCATGTAGGTTTGTCTTTTACCTTATTAATAtagtatattacattaattgatttactGATGTTAAACTAATCTTGcactcctggaataaaccccacagttttataattattggttctgtaattgtcttttaatttagagaaaagtatatatttacCTACATAAGCAGTTTTATCAGTGCTCTTTATTCTTTGCATGGATTTGTGTTAACATTCAGTACTATTTTCTTTTagcctgaaggacttcctttattatttcttgtaaGGCAAGTCAGTGAGCTACAAATTCACCCAGTCTTTGTTTATATGGGaatatattttctcatcattttttttaacatctttattggattataattgctttacaatggtgtgttagtttctgctgtataacgaagtgaatcagctatgtgtatacatatatccccatatcccctccctcttgcgtctccctcccaccctccctatcccacccctctaggtggtcacaaagcactgaggtgatctccctgtgctatgcagctgctagCATAACTAGCACTagctagttattttacatttggtggtgtctatatgtccatgccactttctcacctCGTTTCCAGTCATTTTTGAAGCATAATCTTTAATAgttatagaattcttggttgacaggattttttttcctttcagtactttgagTATGTCACACcactgtttctgatgagaagttagTTAGTTAGTGTTGTCATTTCCCTGTATGTGATGAgttgtttctcttttgctttttttccaaaTCTTTGGCTTTCAACAGTTTGTTATGTGAATAGGGGTGGATCTCTTTGCATTTATTCTCTTTGGATTGTGCTTCTTGGATGTGcagattaatatttttcatcaaatttaacAGTTTtgacaattaaatatttttctgccccttcttcttctgggcctCCCATTATCTGTCTGTTGGTACACTTAGTGGTATCTCACAAGtctctgaattcatttttctcaattttttctcattcttcagaTTGGATAATCTCTACTGAGATCTCCATTTTCATGGGTTCTTTCTTCTGTCAGCTCAAATCTGCTATTAAGCACCtctaatgaatttttttattttgattattgtccTTCCCATTGCAGAGTtttcattcaattatttttagGACTTCCCTTTATAGTATTCTCTATTTGATTGGAAATTGTTATATTTCCCGTTATTTCTTTAAGCATGGTTTCCTGttgttctttgaacatatttataatagctacttTGAAATATTTGTCTGCTAGGTCTAACATCTGGGCCTCTTCAGAGATAGTTTCTATTAACTGCTTTTTTCCTGGATCACActtccctgtttctttttatgcctcaTCGTTTTTTGTTAAAAACTCAACAATTTGGACAATATGCCGCAGCAACCCTGGATTCTGATCTTCCACTGGGAAtagtttttgctgtttgtttagTGACCTGCCTGCAGTAATTCTATAGAGTCTTATCTCCCCTGCAATGTGCGGCCACTGATGTTTTtgctgagttttttctttttaattgattttatttttaagcctagGTTCCTAAGAGCCACCCTCTATCAGCATAGTTTAGCAATCAGCCTATGATTAACCAGAAGTTATACTTAATCACCTTAAGCCACTAAGGCTTTCACCATTTGCTAATGGATCTGTGTGTGGGTTGGAGAATACAGTCAAAGATCAGGCAGTTAACAAGTCTTCCCCGGCTTTTATTTTCTGCTGGGCTGTCCCTTGTCTCCTCTGCACATGCACTAGGCATCATATTCAGCCAGGAAAGATGAGTAAATAACTAGACCCTTTCTCTGATCTCTTGAGTCTGCACACTGCCTTGCCCATATGCACGGTCTTCCAGACCACCAGGAATATGTATGAGCTTATCAAGGCCTACTCTGTGTCTGTCTCATTCTCTGGATCTCTTTGGTAAATTTCTGACTGTTCTACTGGAATGTTGCTTGCTTCAAGTAGTACTGCAACCTCAGACTAACTGCAGAAGTTGTCTTCCCTGGTTATTTTGCCATTaatatcactattttttttattggaatgcCTGG includes these proteins:
- the SAXO1 gene encoding stabilizer of axonemal microtubules 1 — translated: MAPVKRKCICDLCSCGRHHCPHLPTKIYDKTEKPCLFSEYTKNYPLYYSYLPRESFKPKLEYQKGCMPMEGLTTSRRDFGPHKVLPVKIHQPDPFVPSEENMDLLTMYKQDYNPYPVSRVDPIRPRDSKYPCGDKMECLPTYKADYLPWKQPKRELLRLPHNYRPASTKFDSRTTHQDDYSMKGLVNTMSCKPLAALKLCNIPLEDLTNYKMSYVAQPMEKRYVYEPEKFRPCEIPFENLTTHNESYRGLMGEPAKSLKPPARPSALDTPFSNTTEFRDKYQAWPMPQMFSKAPATYVAPEGKMDLLTTVQAHYTYPKGAPAQSYRPVLSVKKGGRFESSTTTKEDYKQWASMQTKPVKPIPQLGLPKEPLDCLTTTRAHYLPCPPITTKSCKPPWSGPRGNIPVEGQTTYTISFTPKEISRCLASYPEPPGYIFEETDALGHRIYRPVSQTGSRRSSRLSVGDSENPNQQELTVSA